The following proteins come from a genomic window of Macadamia integrifolia cultivar HAES 741 chromosome 14, SCU_Mint_v3, whole genome shotgun sequence:
- the LOC122060895 gene encoding VQ motif-containing protein 25-like isoform X1 → MKEMMKPHTCEPNRISSALAMHKGSHVISKFQPKIRIVHVFAPEIIKTDVANFRELVQRLTGKPPDHKRSNKKKAKSVISREESLISSFKPTKTRDLQDGSQRIKEEEEEREMWGGENSTTGFFSGFGDLDSFIQGLSEFPLLPSNSSHMDMLGLGESHLS, encoded by the coding sequence ATGAAAGAGATGATGAAGCCTCACACATGTGAACCCAACAGGATTTCTTCAGCACTAGCCATGCACAAAGGCTCTCACGTAATATCGAAATTCCAGCCAAAGATCAGAATAGTTCACGTATTTGCACCGGAGATCATAAAGACTGATGTAGCCAATTTCAGAGAGCTTGTACAGAGGCTCACTGGGAAGCCCCCAGATCACAAACGCAGCAacaagaagaaagcaaagagtGTTATTAGCAGAGAAGAATCACTGATTTCTAGCTTCAAGCCCACCAAAACGAGAGATCTACAAGATGGGTCTcagagaatcaaagaagaagaagaagaaagagagatgtgGGGAGGTGAGAATTCAACAACTGGTTTCTTCAGTGGGTTTGGAGATCTTGATAGTTTTATTCAAGGTCTTAGTGAATTCCCTTTGCTTCCTTCTAATTCTTCTCACATGGATATGCTTGGGCTTGGTGAATCACATCTGTCCTAG